In the Syntrophorhabdaceae bacterium genome, one interval contains:
- a CDS encoding ABC transporter permease has product MKKILALCADEPLGTIGVLLLLALVICAVGAPLFAGKDPLSTSMIRVFKAPSGEYWFGTDQLGRDVFSRFIYGSRTSLLVGLGAVTLASVVGGLLGIFSGLIGGRVDNYLQRFMDALMAMPPIVLAILIMAVLGTSITNTIVAIAVAYFPRINRLTRSTAVVLRESLFVESAKVAGASKLRISLYHIMPNCVGPWLVYASALLGTAFLAEATLSFLGLGVPPPTPSWGRDLSENMSRFEFAPWLCIFPGLGISFAVFAANFLGDSLRNILDPRLKS; this is encoded by the coding sequence ATGAAAAAAATACTTGCGCTCTGCGCTGACGAGCCGCTCGGCACGATCGGCGTATTGCTTCTTCTTGCACTCGTCATCTGCGCAGTCGGCGCGCCTCTTTTTGCCGGCAAGGATCCGCTGAGCACCTCCATGATCAGGGTTTTCAAAGCCCCCTCCGGAGAATACTGGTTCGGTACGGACCAACTCGGCCGCGATGTCTTCAGCAGGTTCATTTACGGATCGCGTACCTCGCTGCTTGTTGGACTGGGAGCGGTGACGCTCGCTTCCGTGGTGGGAGGACTTCTCGGTATCTTCAGCGGATTGATCGGAGGCAGAGTGGATAATTATCTCCAGAGGTTCATGGACGCGCTTATGGCTATGCCCCCTATCGTGCTTGCCATACTGATCATGGCTGTACTCGGTACATCGATTACGAATACAATTGTGGCCATCGCCGTGGCCTATTTCCCCAGGATCAACCGGTTGACCCGATCAACGGCCGTGGTGCTGAGAGAAAGCCTTTTTGTGGAATCGGCAAAAGTGGCAGGCGCCTCCAAGCTCCGCATAAGCCTCTACCATATCATGCCCAATTGCGTCGGGCCCTGGCTCGTTTACGCATCTGCGCTTCTCGGCACTGCATTTCTCGCCGAGGCGACCTTAAGCTTCCTGGGTTTGGGTGTGCCGCCGCCGACCCCTTCCTGGGGAAGAGATCTGTCGGAGAATATGAGTCGTTTTGAATTTGCACCGTGGCTTTGCATATTTCCCGGTCTCGGGATCAGTTTTGCCGTATTTGCAGCAAATTTCTTGGGAGATTCGCTGCGCAACATCCTGGACCCGAGGCTGAAAAGCTAG